Below is a genomic region from Sneathia vaginalis.
TTTTTTATCATATGATTCTCTAACTTGTGCTATGTTATTATCAACAATATACGTAGAAAGAAGTAAAGCCTTAATATCATCTAAAATTAAAGTCTTTAACTCTAAATTTAAATCTATACTCTTACTTTTTTCTATTTTTTTCAATAATTCATTCATTTTTTCAAGCCCTCAACAAATTTTTCAACATCTTTTTCTACATATTTCTTATACTCTTCTTTGGTCTTTTTTTCTAAGCTCTTTTTAAATGCAACGCTTCTAACTATGCAGAATAAGCTTGCAAACCCTATTATACACATTAAAAGAATATTAGAATTAGGTTTAAAGCCAAAAGCGACTATGCATGTAATTATTAACATATATACAGCAAAAAAGATTACTTCTCTAAAGAATATTCTTTGTGCTCTTTTTACGTATTGTTTATAGCTTTCTTTTACTACTTTATTTAATTCATCTTGGTCATATTCTTTTAAAACTTCTTTGTAGTCTTCCTTCTTGTCTTCTATATACTCCCTTATTTTGTCAAAAACATATTCAGCTTGTACCAAATTATCTGAACTTTCTTTTAAGATATCTAATAATTTACGTATATTTTCTTTAACTGTCATAGAGTCACTTCCTCGTCTTCTATATCTAGATATTCTTTATTCTTTTCTAAAATTTTTCTAACCTTTTCTAGATACTCTTTTGTTTGTTCAACAGAAAATCCTATATATTTACTAGGTATTAATATATTATCTAATTCTTCCTTAGTTAATTTTAATCTACCATCAGAAACTATTCTATCTATTAAGTGATTATCATTTCCATGAATTTTAATACTCTTAACTTCTTCCATAGATAATTCTCTAATTATTTCATGTACTTCTTGTCTATCCATACCTTTTTTTACAGCATCCATTATTATATTCTCTGTTGCCATAAATGGCAATTCTCTAATTACATTCTTTTTTATCATTTCTTCATAAACTACAACACCATTTAATATGTCTTCTATTATCACCAATATTGCATCTACTGCTAAAAAGCTTTGTGGATATGAAAGTCTCTTGTTTGCTGAATCATCTAAAGTTCTTTCAAACCATTGTGTCATATGTACTAAATGTCCATTTAATTCTTGGCTTATTACAAACTTAGCTAATGAAGATACTCTCTCACATCTCATAGGATTTCTCTTGTACGCCATAGCTGAAGACCCTATTTGATTTTTACCAAAAGGTTCTTCTATTTCTTTTTCATGTTGCAACATTCTAAAATCATTAGTAAATTTATGTGCAGAACTTGCAAGTGATGCTAGTGTTTGTAATATATATGTATCTTGTTTTCTATCATATGTTTGTCCACTTACTTCTTGTTTTTTACTAAATCCCATTTTTTGAGTAACTAATTCATCAAGTTTTTTGAATTTTTCATAGTCATCTCCAAATAGTTCTTTAAAACTAGCACCAGTCCCTGTAGTACCTTTTACACCTCTAAATTCCAAGTTTTCTATTCTTCTATCAATTTCATCTAGGTCATACATAAATGACTTTAACCACAGTGTAGCTCTTTTACCCACTGTACTTAACTGTGCTGCTTGATAGTGTGTGTATGATAAGCAAGGTAAATCCTTATACTTATCAGAAAACTTAACTAAATTTTGTATTACAGCTAGTAATCTCTTTTTTATCAATATTAGTGCTTGTCTTATTTGTATCAAATCTGTATTATCACCAACATATGCACTTGTAACTCCTAGGTGTATTATCCCTCTAGCTTTTGGGCACACATCTCCAAATGTGTATACATGAGCCATGACATCATGACGTAATTTTTTCTCATATTCTCTAGCCACATCAAAGTCAATATTTGAGATATTATCTTTCATTTCTTTTAATTGTTCATCTGTAATATTTGATAAACCTAATTGCTTTTGTGATTCTGCTAATGTATACCACAATTTTCTCCAAGTTGTAAATTTATTATCACTAGAAAATATATACTGCATTTTCTTACTTGCATATCTAGTACATAATGGATTTTCATATCTATTCATACTTAAAACTCACTTCTATATATATTTTGTGTTCTTTCAGGCCCTACTGATACTAATGATACCTTAACACCTAAATGATTTTCTATAAACTCAATATATTTTCTACAATTTTCAGGTAATTCACTATATTCTTTGATATTAGTAATATCTTCAGTCCATCCTTTAAATGTCTTGTATATTACTTTAAATTTCTTAGATTGTCTTAAACTACTAGGATAACTGTCGTATACCTTACCATCTATTTCATAACCTACGGCAACTTTAATTTCTTCTAATCCTGTTAGTACATCTATTTTTGTTAATACTATATCAGTTAAACCATTTATCATAGTTGCATATTTACCCATAACAAGATCTAACCAACCACATCTTCTTGGTCTACCTGTTGTAGCTCCGTATTCATATCCTTTTTTTCTAATTAATTCTCCTAAATCATCTAATAGTTCAGTAGGATATACACCTTCACCTACTCTTGTTGTGTATGCTTTCATTACACCTAATATTCTATCTATTTTCTTAGGACCTACACCAGTACCTGTACATACTCCACCTGCTGTTGGTGATGAAGCTGTTACATATGGATATGTTCCAAAGTCTATATCCAACATTAAGGCTTGTGCACCTTCAAATAGAACTCTTTCACCTTTTTCTATTGCGTTATTTAATACGCTAACACAGTCAACAACCCTATTAGAAATCTTTTCTGCTAGCTTCATATATTCATTATACATTGTATCAAAATCAAAAGTTTCTTTACCGTATCTTGTTAAAATATCATTCTTTTCTTTTAAGTTCCATAAAAGTTTGTCTTTAAATCTATCTTTATCTAAAAGATCTCCTATTCTTATACCATTTCTTGCAATTTTATCGTTATAGCAAGGACCTATACCTCTTTGTGTAGTCCCAATCTTGTTTTCCCCTAAAGCTTCTTCTTTAGCTTTATCAATTGCAATATGATAAGGGAATATTATATGTGCTCTTTCATCGATGTATAAATTAGATAAGTCATATCCTCTTTTTTCTAATTCTTCCATTTCTTCTAGTAAGACCTTAATATCTACTACTACTCCAGCACCTATAATGCACTTACCTTTTGAACTAATTATACCTGATGGTAATAGGTGTAGTACAAACTTATCCTTTCCTACTACTACAGTATGTCCTGCATTATTCCCACCTTGAAATCTAACAACATAATCTGCTGTTGGTGCTAAAACGTCAATAATCTTACCTTTACCTTCGTCACCAAATTGTGTTCCAACTACTACAAATGTTTTATCCATTATTCTTCCTCCTGTACAACTCCAAAATTTAGCCCTTTTATATTATTTAATTTGCTCTATTTTTCCATACATATATTACACTATTATTCATAAAAAAGTAAATAGTTTGTGTATAAAAAATAGTTACTAGGCAAGTAACTATTTATACTGTTTTTTTTATTCTTGAAACGAATTCCCTTTACAACAATTTTATATCATATTTTAAATTATTGTTCAACTAACTTATTCTTTATCTTGCACAACTTCTCCTAAATAAGGTAATGTTCTATATTGTTGTGCATAATCTATACCATATCCTACAATAAATACGTCTGGTATTGTAAATCCTACATAATCTACCTTAACATCATGTATTCTTCTTGAAGGTTTGTCTAATAGGGTACAAATTTTAAGGGTTTTGGGATTTCTTTGTAATAGAAATTCCTTTATTTTGTATAATGTTGTACCTGTGTCTATTATGTCTTCTATAATCAATACATTTTTACCACAAATATCTTCATCTAGATCTTTTTTTATGTTAATATTTCCACTAGTATTCATTTCATTACCATAGCTAGAAACGCACATAAAATCTATACGACATTTACTTGTAATTTTTCTTGAAATGTCAGCTAAAAATAGGGCTGATCCTCTTAATAACGCTACTAAAATTACTTCTTCATCTTTGAAGTCTTCTGAAATTTGTTTTCCTAATTCTTCAATTCTTTTTGCGATCTTTTCTTCGCTTATCAGTTCTTCAATATGATGTTTCAAATTAATCCCTCCATAATAATTGTTTCGTAAAAATGCTTTTTACTTTTTATTTTACCACTTATATGATTTTTTCGCAAATTATTCCCCACAAAATATTTTTTTGTTGACAATAGTTTTTTTTTATTGTACACTATGCTAGTAAGTGTGGTCGCATAGCTCAGTTGGGAGAGCACCTGCCTTACAAGCAGGGGGTCATTGGTTCGAGCCCAATTGTGACCACCATACGTGGAGGTGTAGCTCAGTTGGTTAGAGTGCTTGCCTGTCACGCAAGATGTCGCGAGTTCAAGTCTCGTCACTTCCGCCATTTGCCCAGATAGCTCAGTCGGTAGAGCAAGGGACTGAAAATCCCTGTGTCCGTGGTTCGATTCCGCGTTTGGGCACCATAACTCTTTAAATACTTTGAGCTATAGTTTAAAGTATTTTTTTAAATTCAGGAGATTTTATGAAGTATTTAATTTTAACCGCTGCAACAGGTGGTGGTCATATTCAAGCTGCTAACAACTTGAAAAAAGAAATAGAAAAAGATGGAGATACTTGTATTGTTTATGGGCTTTTTTCAAAATCTAAATTTAAGATTGTTGAAAAAGGTTATGATTTCTTATTAAATTCTAACCTACTAAAAACATATAGCCTATTATACAAAATATCTGACATTGACTTTATTAATCAATTCATTTTAAAGAATACCTTTATACACTACGAATTGAATCTAAAAAAAGTTTTGGAACAAGAAAAACCAGATGTAATAATCTCAACACACCCATTTGGTGTTCCGATTTATTCACAATTAAAAACACTATTTCATTTTAAAATACCATACATACAGATAATTACAGACTTTAAAGCTCACTCTACTTATATAGATAAAAAAGTAGATGCGTATATCACTGGTAGTGATTATACAAAAGAAACTTTAATTAACAAAGGTATTGATAAGGATAAAATATTTGTATTTGGTATACCTGTAAAAGAAGAATTTAGAAATACTACTTCTAAAAAAGATGATAATAGCTTTAATATATTAATTATGGGTGGATCTTTAGGTCTTAAAAAAATGGAAAATGTTGTTGATACATTGATGCATTCTAATTTGGATATAACATTAGATGTGGTTTGTGGTAAAAATATTAAATTGCAAAAAAGAATAACTAAGATTTTAACTAAGGATATTATCGAAGGAAAAGCTAATGTATATGGCTTTACTGATAAGGTTAGTGAAATTATGGATAGATCTAAATTGATTATTACAAAGCCTGGTGGTCTAACTTCTAGTGAAGCGATTAATAAGCATATACCTATGCTGATACCATTTTACATACCTGGTCAAGAAGAAGAAAATACAAGCTTCCTTGTTGAATCAAATATGGCACTAGAAATACGTAATATTAACTATATACCTGAATATGTTAAATTTTTAAAGGATAATAAGGAATATTATGAAAAGATGGTAGATAATATGAAAAAATTATCTAAATGCTATTCGGTTAGTAAGATTATTGAACTTGCAAAGAGTTTAAAAAAATAGCTAGTAGAATTAACTACTAGCTTTTTTTATGCTAACATAATGAATAAATTAAATGTCTTTAGTATTGAATAAAAGTCAACAACTGCTTCTTTATTTCCTTCTATTAAATCTACAAAAATATCTCTTATCTTATCTGTAAAATCTTTTACTGTCTTGATATCAGAAGCTTTTATTACATTCTTTTTAACGTTATTACCCTTTAAATATTTGAAGATATAGTCACATTGTTCTTTTGATAATTCTATTTCTTCTATATTCATACAATAAAAATCAAATGCAACCTTAGTTAAAACCTTATCGCTTTCTGTAACTGTTAAGACTTCTGTAAATTCTCCTCTTTTTCCAAATTCTCTATTAATTAAATTTAAATTTCTAATACATGCGTCTACTAGTCTTACTAAACCATCTATACAGTATGCATGTATATTTATCTTACCACGATTTTCTTTTCTAATATTAGATATTTTTTCTAAGACTTTATCAACCTTATTTTTAGTTAATAAGTCTAATACTTCTTTTTCTTCTTTAGTATCAGCCTTTATATCTTCTAACTTTCTTGTATTTTGTAAAAATTGAATTACACTACTGTCAAATTCTAAATAAAATCTTCCCTTTACTTCTTTGACTTCCTTTTTAGAATTTAGCTTACTTTCTATCTTAGAATCAATATATTCAGCTAATTTTCCTTCTTTATTTCTAATATCTTCACAAAATACTTTTAAGTCTTCTAAAGTCTTTATATTATTAATCTTTTCTTCATATTTTTTGTTAATATTGTTCTTATTGATAAAGTTGATTATACCTTTTTTTGTCATAGGATGTAACTTATTTTTCAAATTATCTGACATAGCTTATTCTCCTTTTTTTAGTTAAGTAAATTATATATAATTTAATATTCATAGTCAAGCATAGTTTGTGTTTTAAAATATTTTATGTTATTATTTAATAAATATTTTTAAAAGGAGATTTTATGGGAAGAAACGAACTTATTTGGTTTTGCTATTTAGTAGTTAATTACGGTTTTATACTGTACGCTTACAAAAAATGGGGTAAAATTGGACTTATGTTATTTATACCTCTTTCTATCATTGTAGCTAATATACAAGTCAATAAATTTATATGTCTATTCGGGATAGATGCTACTATGGGAAACATTGCTTATGGGGGTATATTCTTAGTTGCTGATATTTTATCTGAAAATTATGGTAAAAAATATGCAAAACATATTGTTAGTATGGGATTTTTAACAATGATATTTATGACAGTTATAATGAACATAGCTTTAAAAATATCACCTACACCTATTGATACATTACAACCACACTTAGAAGCTTTATTCACACCATTGTATCGTTTAACTTTCGCATCTCTTGTGGCATATGGTGCATCAAGCCTTATAGACGTATACTCATATCAAGCGATAAGAAAGGTTTTCCCAAGCTTTGGATCTATATGGATAAGAAACAATCTTAGTACCATATTCAGTCAAATTATTGATAGTGTAGTATTTACGGTTATAGCGTTTATAGGGGTAGTAGATACTAAGACTCTGCTTTCTTTCATCTTTACAACTTATGCACTTAAATTTATTGTAGCACTTTGTGATACACCTTTTGTGTATATAGCTGCACACTGGAAGAAAACTGGTAAAATTAAGGAATTAATAGAAAGCGAGTAATATATGTTAAAACTTTTTTCATGGAATGTTAATGGTTTTAGGGCTGTATTAAAAAAAGGATTTATGGATTTTTTCAATGAAGTAAATCCTAGTATTATAGCCTTACAGGAAATTAAGTTATCTAGTGGTCAAATAGACTTTTCTATACCAGGATATACACTGTATTGGAACTATGCAGAAAAAAAAGGATATTCTGGAACAGCAATTTTTACAAAAAAAGAAGCACTTAACGTTCAATATGGTATAGGTATAGAAGAACATGACAAAGAAGGTAGGGTAATATCTCTTGAATACGACGACTTCTTCTTTGTAACCGTCTATACACCTAACTCTAAAGATGGACTTTTAAGACTAGACTACAGAATGGAATGGGAAGATGCCTTTCTTAACTTCCTGAATGAATTAAAGAAAAAAAAGCCAGTAATTGTTTGTGGAGATTTAAATGTTGCACATAATGAAATTGACTTGAAAAACCCAAAAACAAACACAAAAAACGCTGGATTTACTATACAAGAAAGAAATAAATTTAGTAATTTAATAGATAACGGGTACGTTGACACATTTAGATACCTATACCCTACTATGGAAAATATGTATACTTGGTGGTCATATAGACAAAATTCAAGAGCTAAGAATACCGGTTGGAGAATAGACTACTTCGTTGTTTCAGATAACTTAAAAGACAAAGTTGAAGATTCTATAATTCATTCAGATGTTTTAGGTTCAGACCATTGCCCTATACAATTAAATATAAACTTGACATTTTAGGCTAAATTTAATAAAATAGGGTGTCATTTAGGTGCCTGGGTGGCGAAATGGTAGACGCATCAGACTCAAAATCTGACGGAGAAATCCATAAGGGTTCAAGTCCCTTCCTAGGTACCATTTTTATATATTAGGAGGAATTATGTTAACACTTGAGATGACTAGTGATGAATTAAAAGCTGTAGAGTATAACGAAGAAGCTATAAAAAATATTCTAGTTTCAAGAGCGATATATAACGAAAGCTACAATTATGAATTTAACGAAAAGGAAGCTGAAGAAATTAAATATCTTGAAAAAAATGAAATAATACGTTTATACATGCACAAAACTGTAGAACCTAGAGTTATTGTCACAGAAAACTCTATTATAGACAGATATAACAAGGATAAGGCATATTTTGATAATCAAAACATACCTTTTACAAAGGCTCATGAAATAATTAAGAGTCAATTAAATGCTGAAGTAAACTATGGTCTTGAACAAGATTTAGTTACTAATTTAGTTCATAATATGGCTGATACTGTAACTTTAAAAAAGGAAGATATTATCTTTTCTAAGGGAGATCCTGAATTAATTAAAACTATGGTTCTTTTTGAACTACTAACAATAGAAGCTAATAAAATAGACTTCTTCAATAAGTATGCAAAAGATATAGATATACTTAAAAAAGAAGTTAGAATTAAATACTACGTTAACCACATCTGTTCTAAAGATATTAAAATAACTGAAGAACAAGTAAGTAAGTTCTATGTAGATCACACAAATGATTTTTCAGGTGTAGATATACAAGTTGCATACAACAACATTGCATCATACTTATTCCAACAAGAAATGGATAAAAGAACTAACGAATACATACTAAGTATTTCAGAAAAATATCATTTAGATGAAGAAGTTAAAAAATACAAAAAAGATGACAAGGATGTAGTTAACTAATGATAGAATACAAAGGAAAAGAACTTTGGACATACTTTTTTAATAAACCTAAAAACCACTACAATCAATATATGTTTGAGATGATTAACTATGAATCTTTCCTATATTTTGATGAAGAAGAAATTTTATCTTTCAAAAAGAATTGGTCTAAAGTATTTAATAATACCAACCCCATATTTTTAGAAATAGGTTCTGGTAGTGGTAATTTTCTAATAGAATTAGCTAGTAAAAACCCTTTATGTAACTATATTGGTGATGAATTAAGACTTAAACGTTTAGTTTATGCTAGTAGAAAAGCAAAAAATCATAGTCTTAATAATGTTAAATTTATTAGAATTGATGCAAATAAACTAGATAAATTCTTAGATAATGGTGAATTATCTGGTGTATATATTAATTTCCCTGATCCATGGGAAAATGAAGAACATAAAAGAATACTATCAAATGATCTTTTGGAAAAACTATACCCAATATTAAAAGAAAATGGTAAAATATTTTTCAAAACTGATCATACTGATTATTACAACTCTGTTTTAAAACTTATTAGTAAGAATGAAAAGTATAAGTTGGTGTTTAATACAGATGACTTACACTCTACCGAACTAAGACATGATAATATTAAAACAGAATTCGAACATTTGTTTATAAACAAGATAAAAACAACTATTAAATACATAGAAATTATTAAGTGTTAGGATAATATATGAAACTCATATTAAAGCAATATATAACTCCTAGTTTAAAAACTAGGGATTTTGAAATTAATCCTCTTACAAATACACTTATTACAGTTGGTGATAAACTTACTTTCTATAATAAAGAATATAAGGAGATTAAAAGTTTTAAAAGAAAAATAAATAACAGTGATAATATACGATATATTAAAGAGGAAAATCAATTATTTGCTTCCTCTACTTTTTATATCACAACATCAAAAAATGAAGTATATAAATGCGATAGTTCTACTAAAAAAATAATAGATTGCATTTTTAAACCTACTAATACAATTTTATCTATTGCAGTTAGTCCTTTAGGTAAGATTGTATATATAGACTCTAGTTCATCAAATTTATGCCTTATTGATACATTAAATAAGACTAAAAAGGAACTAGAACTTGATGATATATATAGCAATAATTATTCTGTATATATCTATAACGAAAATGTAATACTAAAAAGCAGAAAAACTGATGAAAACTCTAATAATATCCGTATATTTACAGCCGATTTAGAAGAAATTAGTAATATCTCTTCTAAGGATAATAATATATTTATAAAACTTGTAGGTATTAATCTACTTATGACAAAATTGGACGGATATGTAGAAATATGGGATGCATCTACAAGTGAGATTTATGATTACAGCCATATTTCAGAGTATAAGATAACATATCTTGAAAACGATGATGAGTGGTTCTATTTTGGAAACTCTATGGGTGAGATTATAGTCACTAATGATAGATTCAAAGTAGTTAGTAAAATAAAGGTATTTAAAAGTGAAATAAAAAAACTCCTATACATCGAGGAAGATACACTTTATGCACTTAGCGAAGATGGAGAAATTGCTATTATCCTAATAGTTGATGATGATAATACTTCTGTTGTAGGTAAATTTATGAAAATGTACAATATTCATCATGACTATACAGAGTTTTTCACAACAGAAAAGGTTTCTATTATCGAAAATTTCTTAAAAAAATTAAATATGAATAAGAAAAGCTATTCTCCACATGATAATAATATCTTCAAGGCATTAGAAACTAGTATCATGGATAAAAAAGTTTGTATACTAGGTAAAGAACCTTACCCACAACCTAATCTTTCAACAGGGCTAGCCTTTGAGATTAAGACAAAATCATGGGGAACAAAATTAGTAAATAAATCTCTTAAAAATATACTAAGATTACTTTACTATTCATATACTAAAGAATTAAAAGATGTTAATGAAATTTTAGCAGATATAGAAACAGGTAAATTTAAAATTTTACCACCCGATAAACTATTTAAATCATGGGTTGATCAAGGTGTGCTTTTACTTAATACAGCACTAACAGTAGAAGTCGGACTACCTAGTTCACACCATAAATTCTGGGATGATATATGTAAGGACTTAATTAAATATATTTCTATAAAAAATCCTAATATAACATACCTATTATGGGGAAAAGATAGTCAACAATTTGAAAAATACATATTATCTGGTAAAAAGATTATGCACAATCACCCATCAAATAACATTAATTTAGAAAATCCTAATGACTTTCTAAATGGTAAATCGTTTGTTAGTACCATGAGTACAATAAACTGGTTAGGAGGAGAAAATTGAGTAAAATTATAGCCGAAGGATTAACATTTGATGATGTATTACTAATACCACAAGCATCTAGTGTAATCCCTAGTGAAGTAAGTTTAAAAACTAATCTAACAAAAGATATCGTACTAAATGTTCCTATACTAAGTGCTGCGATGGATACAGTTACTGAATCAAGACTAGCAATTAGTCTTGCAAGAGTTGGGGGTATAGGTTTTATACACAAAAATATGACTATAGAACGTCAAGCAGAAGAAGTTCATAGAGTTAAACGTTCTGAAAGTGGTATGATAACAAATCCTATTACATTAAATGTAAATTCAGTACTTCAAGATGCTGTTGATTTAATGAGAAAATACAAGGTATCTGGATTACCTGTAATAAACGATAAAAATGAACTTTTAGGTATCATTACAAATAGAGATATTAAATATAGAGAAGATTTAACTCCAAAAGTTACTGATGTAATGACTAAAGATAACCTAATTACTGCTAATACAGATATTACATTTGAAGAAGCAAAACATATCTTGCTTGAAAATAGAATAGAAAAATTACCTATAGTAGAAGGTAAAATATTAAAAGGTTTAATTACTATAAAAGACATAGATAATATTGTAAACTACCCTAATGCTTGTAAAGATAAAAAAGGTAGATTAAGAGTAGGTGCTGCTGTTGGTATAGGTACTGATACTCTAAGAAGAGTAGAAGCTTTAGTTGAAGCTGGTGTTGATATAATTACAGTAGACTCTGCACATGGACATTCTAAAGGTGTCATAGAAAAAATTA
It encodes:
- a CDS encoding DUF2207 domain-containing protein is translated as MTVKENIRKLLDILKESSDNLVQAEYVFDKIREYIEDKKEDYKEVLKEYDQDELNKVVKESYKQYVKRAQRIFFREVIFFAVYMLIITCIVAFGFKPNSNILLMCIIGFASLFCIVRSVAFKKSLEKKTKEEYKKYVEKDVEKFVEGLKK
- the purB gene encoding adenylosuccinate lyase; this translates as MNRYENPLCTRYASKKMQYIFSSDNKFTTWRKLWYTLAESQKQLGLSNITDEQLKEMKDNISNIDFDVAREYEKKLRHDVMAHVYTFGDVCPKARGIIHLGVTSAYVGDNTDLIQIRQALILIKKRLLAVIQNLVKFSDKYKDLPCLSYTHYQAAQLSTVGKRATLWLKSFMYDLDEIDRRIENLEFRGVKGTTGTGASFKELFGDDYEKFKKLDELVTQKMGFSKKQEVSGQTYDRKQDTYILQTLASLASSAHKFTNDFRMLQHEKEIEEPFGKNQIGSSAMAYKRNPMRCERVSSLAKFVISQELNGHLVHMTQWFERTLDDSANKRLSYPQSFLAVDAILVIIEDILNGVVVYEEMIKKNVIRELPFMATENIIMDAVKKGMDRQEVHEIIRELSMEEVKSIKIHGNDNHLIDRIVSDGRLKLTKEELDNILIPSKYIGFSVEQTKEYLEKVRKILEKNKEYLDIEDEEVTL
- a CDS encoding adenylosuccinate synthase, with amino-acid sequence MDKTFVVVGTQFGDEGKGKIIDVLAPTADYVVRFQGGNNAGHTVVVGKDKFVLHLLPSGIISSKGKCIIGAGVVVDIKVLLEEMEELEKRGYDLSNLYIDERAHIIFPYHIAIDKAKEEALGENKIGTTQRGIGPCYNDKIARNGIRIGDLLDKDRFKDKLLWNLKEKNDILTRYGKETFDFDTMYNEYMKLAEKISNRVVDCVSVLNNAIEKGERVLFEGAQALMLDIDFGTYPYVTASSPTAGGVCTGTGVGPKKIDRILGVMKAYTTRVGEGVYPTELLDDLGELIRKKGYEYGATTGRPRRCGWLDLVMGKYATMINGLTDIVLTKIDVLTGLEEIKVAVGYEIDGKVYDSYPSSLRQSKKFKVIYKTFKGWTEDITNIKEYSELPENCRKYIEFIENHLGVKVSLVSVGPERTQNIYRSEF
- the hpt gene encoding hypoxanthine phosphoribosyltransferase, which produces MKHHIEELISEEKIAKRIEELGKQISEDFKDEEVILVALLRGSALFLADISRKITSKCRIDFMCVSSYGNEMNTSGNINIKKDLDEDICGKNVLIIEDIIDTGTTLYKIKEFLLQRNPKTLKICTLLDKPSRRIHDVKVDYVGFTIPDVFIVGYGIDYAQQYRTLPYLGEVVQDKE
- a CDS encoding MGDG synthase family glycosyltransferase, encoding MKYLILTAATGGGHIQAANNLKKEIEKDGDTCIVYGLFSKSKFKIVEKGYDFLLNSNLLKTYSLLYKISDIDFINQFILKNTFIHYELNLKKVLEQEKPDVIISTHPFGVPIYSQLKTLFHFKIPYIQIITDFKAHSTYIDKKVDAYITGSDYTKETLINKGIDKDKIFVFGIPVKEEFRNTTSKKDDNSFNILIMGGSLGLKKMENVVDTLMHSNLDITLDVVCGKNIKLQKRITKILTKDIIEGKANVYGFTDKVSEIMDRSKLIITKPGGLTSSEAINKHIPMLIPFYIPGQEEENTSFLVESNMALEIRNINYIPEYVKFLKDNKEYYEKMVDNMKKLSKCYSVSKIIELAKSLKK
- a CDS encoding queuosine precursor transporter, translated to MGRNELIWFCYLVVNYGFILYAYKKWGKIGLMLFIPLSIIVANIQVNKFICLFGIDATMGNIAYGGIFLVADILSENYGKKYAKHIVSMGFLTMIFMTVIMNIALKISPTPIDTLQPHLEALFTPLYRLTFASLVAYGASSLIDVYSYQAIRKVFPSFGSIWIRNNLSTIFSQIIDSVVFTVIAFIGVVDTKTLLSFIFTTYALKFIVALCDTPFVYIAAHWKKTGKIKELIESE
- a CDS encoding exodeoxyribonuclease III, which gives rise to MLKLFSWNVNGFRAVLKKGFMDFFNEVNPSIIALQEIKLSSGQIDFSIPGYTLYWNYAEKKGYSGTAIFTKKEALNVQYGIGIEEHDKEGRVISLEYDDFFFVTVYTPNSKDGLLRLDYRMEWEDAFLNFLNELKKKKPVIVCGDLNVAHNEIDLKNPKTNTKNAGFTIQERNKFSNLIDNGYVDTFRYLYPTMENMYTWWSYRQNSRAKNTGWRIDYFVVSDNLKDKVEDSIIHSDVLGSDHCPIQLNINLTF
- the trmB gene encoding tRNA (guanosine(46)-N7)-methyltransferase TrmB — translated: MIEYKGKELWTYFFNKPKNHYNQYMFEMINYESFLYFDEEEILSFKKNWSKVFNNTNPIFLEIGSGSGNFLIELASKNPLCNYIGDELRLKRLVYASRKAKNHSLNNVKFIRIDANKLDKFLDNGELSGVYINFPDPWENEEHKRILSNDLLEKLYPILKENGKIFFKTDHTDYYNSVLKLISKNEKYKLVFNTDDLHSTELRHDNIKTEFEHLFINKIKTTIKYIEIIKC
- a CDS encoding uracil-DNA glycosylase, with the protein product MKLILKQYITPSLKTRDFEINPLTNTLITVGDKLTFYNKEYKEIKSFKRKINNSDNIRYIKEENQLFASSTFYITTSKNEVYKCDSSTKKIIDCIFKPTNTILSIAVSPLGKIVYIDSSSSNLCLIDTLNKTKKELELDDIYSNNYSVYIYNENVILKSRKTDENSNNIRIFTADLEEISNISSKDNNIFIKLVGINLLMTKLDGYVEIWDASTSEIYDYSHISEYKITYLENDDEWFYFGNSMGEIIVTNDRFKVVSKIKVFKSEIKKLLYIEEDTLYALSEDGEIAIILIVDDDNTSVVGKFMKMYNIHHDYTEFFTTEKVSIIENFLKKLNMNKKSYSPHDNNIFKALETSIMDKKVCILGKEPYPQPNLSTGLAFEIKTKSWGTKLVNKSLKNILRLLYYSYTKELKDVNEILADIETGKFKILPPDKLFKSWVDQGVLLLNTALTVEVGLPSSHHKFWDDICKDLIKYISIKNPNITYLLWGKDSQQFEKYILSGKKIMHNHPSNNINLENPNDFLNGKSFVSTMSTINWLGGEN
- the guaB gene encoding IMP dehydrogenase; protein product: MSKIIAEGLTFDDVLLIPQASSVIPSEVSLKTNLTKDIVLNVPILSAAMDTVTESRLAISLARVGGIGFIHKNMTIERQAEEVHRVKRSESGMITNPITLNVNSVLQDAVDLMRKYKVSGLPVINDKNELLGIITNRDIKYREDLTPKVTDVMTKDNLITANTDITFEEAKHILLENRIEKLPIVEGKILKGLITIKDIDNIVNYPNACKDKKGRLRVGAAVGIGTDTLRRVEALVEAGVDIITVDSAHGHSKGVIEKIKEIRKAFPNLPLIGGNIVTKEAAKDLIDAGCDAVKVGIGPGSICTTRVVAGVGMPQLSAVMEVSEYCNSKGIGVIADGGIKLSGDIVKALAAGADCVMLGGLLAGTKESPGEEILYNGRSYKSYVGMGSLIAMKRGSKDRYFQLEAATDKLVPEGIESMVPTKGSIKDTVFQLCGGLRAGMGYCGTKTIAELKVNGKFVKITNAGLKESHPHDVIITKEAPNYSGAK